One Ardenticatenales bacterium genomic region harbors:
- a CDS encoding PQQ-binding-like beta-propeller repeat protein, whose amino-acid sequence MLYAHLIKKTTPFSPGPRRLLWLFFLLGLLLFPAHALAQSSPIYWRYEAFGSLDLLEVADVNHDGMDEFVLVAESLNVALVLSDGSEAWTYRAQSPILQLTTADIDGAVNADREIALATASHLILLDSHGSVRWEQPIPVEPVALAAFRVGGSEAEQVLLAGRDGRLILFNAEGGTVWEYTVSGAVSTDVLPRIVVDDINQDGNSEVTLGYFLARGFSQLATIDSGGTEIWKRSVTGRITAMTHVHFDPDAPPLIAVGTVLQTNRTFVYVYDALEGAEQWYRTPTKTVTSLTPAQLPEGPALLVGTSVGTIVAYDFQGRRYWTRAYAAQPNRRISTISALAEGLPVAGEPDDEIGAPQRFSLAVTLAPEPGSTTADVLVLNGDGRVLETFSSAISSGLTRLTDVNRDSKGELLLVRFAALELLDPGIGTRQNLPGWNYSLDAQPQAALVADVDGSGQDELLIGANDGRLHILSNDAGNNTPTSRVENLGGVITQIALADTGLDGPADIVVVHNTIITDEEQRERSEGGIMVLRPDGRLIWQQTLPTIISSLLVADINNSRRSEIIIGTNDGQILTYSLAGEEFWRVTINGSVEHLVALDGQRVGRIEIVATTSAGELYKINNKGTVVTQEITYLADITSLHRIDQTGELQAQLLLTVDDGTVRGLNWRGIELPNWVRRMDGLPTLSVPAGNSFLIATDEARLIRLDFDNTLLWQLDDLGLVKSLYWGDLDGDVRPDIAVGNRDGDVLLYTGDGSGPWDRLSLGSGVYFVGALRTAVGDQGELIVVNDNGEVHQFRAQVNRPPLLSNPQTEAGQSQYSVYVSVKDVENDLVRVRLDVYDAQTDAWLDQGTRTVNGVGTMFWSVDPLLATNGLRYRFSYTDGSQTGEVGPLPGVVSLPPEASSNVAAATVLLGTLVISGGFIYLRYNRSASWQARRVYQRLKQRPQKTLDLLAAEYSHSKGSPDFLLNVGNQARQDSNRLVASLADGLFLLADRPEAALAIINAALEEAAALDMRWDNLPLWTQNCRHGLALLEAPSITESSLLRPQLVQLLEMQMDASESSPDMAALLPILTALRDSERVDLAEDRLVYLHEAQALIRQLQEQLLGSPVRISTLIAGAIANRWDGLVSAAIEELRGQARISITLKTKRLAPQPSGIVVALEVGNYGRASAENITLALAEDPAYESLNGEIHISILPPGRTRQVEVGIRPRVEDRFRALFRVTYDDRHQQGKSIAFGDMVYLLAPARPFTPISNPYLPGTPLRRHSALFFGREDLFQFVAENAGKLVQRNVLILMGQRRTGKTSALLRLEAYLPPHVLPVYIDCQSLGVTPGMPAFFHDIAWLVSDALAARGIDLPVPEPEAWQANPTGMFERQFLPAARAAVPPHTTFLMVFDEFEAFENLVGDGLLPPTLFTYLRHLMQHGEGMGFVFAGTRRLEEMTTDYWSVLFNIALYRQIDFLDRDAAIRLITEPVAPNLIYDDLALEKILRVTAGHPYFLQLVCYTLVNRANAEGSGYVTINDVNAGLEEMLRLGEVHFAYIWQRSTPVERALLTAVAHLMDRDLPFRPAELQQYLADYGIHLAPTEVIAGLNRLVERDIMRQFSSEATTLYELKIGLVGLWTAQNKSLSKLLEEKAFRAAA is encoded by the coding sequence ATGCTTTACGCTCACCTGATTAAAAAAACGACACCCTTTTCCCCAGGTCCGCGCCGCCTCCTCTGGCTCTTCTTCCTCCTCGGACTGCTGCTGTTCCCTGCCCACGCTCTGGCGCAATCTTCCCCCATCTACTGGCGTTACGAAGCATTTGGCAGTCTTGACTTGCTCGAAGTGGCCGATGTGAACCACGATGGTATGGATGAGTTTGTCCTCGTTGCCGAAAGCCTGAACGTGGCCCTGGTGCTATCCGATGGTAGCGAGGCGTGGACCTATCGCGCCCAATCCCCCATTTTGCAGCTCACCACCGCTGATATAGATGGCGCGGTCAATGCTGACCGCGAGATCGCCCTGGCCACGGCCTCCCACCTGATTTTGCTGGACAGCCACGGTAGTGTCCGCTGGGAGCAGCCCATCCCCGTGGAACCCGTCGCCCTGGCCGCCTTCCGCGTGGGGGGCAGCGAAGCGGAACAGGTGTTGCTGGCCGGGCGTGACGGTCGCCTTATTCTTTTTAACGCTGAGGGGGGCACTGTCTGGGAATATACCGTTAGCGGGGCCGTCTCCACGGATGTGCTGCCGCGCATCGTCGTTGATGACATCAATCAGGACGGTAATAGCGAAGTGACGCTAGGATATTTCCTCGCGCGGGGATTCAGCCAGCTTGCGACCATTGATAGCGGGGGGACCGAAATTTGGAAGCGCAGCGTGACAGGACGCATCACGGCCATGACTCATGTGCATTTCGACCCGGATGCCCCGCCTTTGATTGCCGTAGGGACGGTGCTGCAAACCAATCGCACCTTTGTTTACGTCTACGATGCCCTGGAGGGAGCGGAGCAATGGTATCGTACGCCCACGAAAACGGTGACCAGCCTGACGCCGGCGCAGCTTCCTGAGGGTCCGGCGCTGTTGGTGGGAACCAGTGTGGGGACGATTGTTGCCTATGATTTTCAGGGACGCCGTTACTGGACGCGCGCCTATGCCGCTCAACCTAATCGCCGCATCTCCACAATTTCGGCGCTGGCGGAGGGATTGCCCGTAGCCGGGGAGCCGGACGACGAGATTGGCGCGCCGCAGCGGTTTTCGCTGGCCGTGACCCTGGCCCCGGAGCCAGGGAGCACGACGGCCGATGTGCTGGTGTTGAATGGGGACGGACGGGTGCTGGAGACTTTCTCTTCCGCCATTTCCAGTGGCCTGACGCGCCTGACGGATGTGAATCGGGATAGCAAGGGGGAATTGCTGCTGGTCCGATTTGCGGCATTGGAACTATTGGACCCCGGCATTGGCACGCGGCAAAATCTGCCCGGCTGGAATTATAGCCTGGATGCGCAGCCGCAAGCGGCGCTGGTGGCCGATGTGGATGGCAGCGGGCAGGATGAGTTGTTGATTGGCGCGAATGATGGGCGGCTGCATATTCTCAGCAACGATGCCGGCAACAACACCCCCACCAGCCGCGTCGAAAACCTGGGCGGCGTCATCACCCAGATCGCCCTGGCGGACACCGGCCTCGACGGCCCCGCCGACATCGTCGTCGTCCACAACACCATCATTACGGACGAGGAGCAGCGCGAACGATCCGAAGGAGGCATCATGGTGTTGCGACCCGATGGCCGCCTCATCTGGCAGCAAACCTTGCCCACCATCATCAGCAGCCTCCTGGTCGCGGACATCAACAACAGCCGCCGCTCCGAAATCATCATCGGCACGAACGACGGCCAGATTTTGACCTACTCCCTGGCGGGAGAAGAGTTCTGGCGTGTCACCATTAACGGCAGCGTGGAGCATCTGGTGGCGCTGGATGGGCAGCGGGTGGGGCGGATTGAAATCGTAGCCACCACCAGCGCCGGCGAGCTGTATAAAATCAACAACAAGGGCACGGTCGTCACCCAGGAGATTACTTATCTGGCGGACATCACCAGTCTGCATCGGATTGACCAGACGGGCGAACTGCAGGCGCAGCTTTTGCTCACGGTGGATGATGGCACGGTGCGCGGATTGAACTGGCGCGGCATTGAGCTGCCCAACTGGGTGCGCCGGATGGATGGGCTGCCGACTTTGAGCGTGCCTGCCGGCAATTCGTTCCTCATAGCCACCGACGAAGCCCGCCTCATTCGCCTGGATTTTGACAACACCCTCCTCTGGCAGCTAGACGACCTGGGGCTGGTGAAGAGCCTTTACTGGGGCGACCTGGACGGAGACGTGCGCCCGGATATTGCCGTGGGCAATCGAGATGGCGACGTGCTGCTGTACACGGGCGATGGCAGCGGCCCCTGGGATCGCCTCTCCCTGGGTAGCGGTGTCTACTTCGTGGGGGCGCTGCGCACCGCCGTCGGCGACCAGGGCGAGCTGATCGTCGTTAATGACAATGGAGAGGTGCATCAGTTTCGGGCGCAGGTGAATCGCCCCCCCCTGCTTTCCAACCCGCAGACGGAAGCGGGGCAAAGCCAGTACAGCGTCTATGTCTCCGTGAAGGACGTGGAAAACGACCTTGTGCGCGTGCGATTGGACGTGTACGATGCGCAGACGGATGCCTGGCTGGACCAGGGAACGCGCACGGTCAACGGCGTGGGAACGATGTTTTGGAGCGTTGATCCGCTGTTGGCGACCAACGGGCTGCGCTACCGTTTCTCTTACACCGATGGCTCGCAGACGGGCGAGGTAGGGCCGCTGCCGGGGGTGGTTTCGTTGCCCCCGGAGGCGTCCTCGAACGTAGCCGCGGCTACGGTACTGCTGGGGACGCTCGTTATCTCCGGCGGCTTCATTTACCTGCGCTACAATCGCTCCGCTTCCTGGCAGGCGCGCCGCGTTTATCAACGATTGAAACAGCGCCCGCAGAAGACGCTGGACTTGCTGGCGGCGGAGTATAGCCATAGCAAGGGGTCGCCTGATTTCCTGCTCAATGTGGGCAATCAGGCGCGCCAGGATAGCAACCGCCTGGTTGCCAGTCTGGCGGATGGCTTGTTCTTGCTGGCGGACCGCCCGGAGGCGGCGTTGGCGATCATTAACGCGGCGCTGGAGGAGGCGGCGGCGCTGGACATGCGCTGGGATAATCTGCCGCTGTGGACGCAGAATTGCCGGCACGGACTCGCCCTCCTCGAAGCTCCCTCCATCACCGAAAGCAGCCTGCTGCGCCCGCAGTTGGTGCAGCTTTTGGAAATGCAGATGGACGCCAGCGAAAGCTCCCCCGACATGGCCGCCCTGCTGCCCATCCTCACGGCACTGCGCGACAGCGAACGGGTGGACCTCGCCGAAGACAGGCTCGTCTACCTGCACGAAGCGCAGGCCCTCATCCGCCAACTCCAGGAACAGTTGCTTGGCTCCCCCGTGCGCATTTCCACCCTCATCGCCGGCGCCATTGCCAACCGCTGGGATGGTCTCGTCAGCGCGGCCATTGAGGAACTGCGCGGGCAGGCGCGCATTTCCATTACATTGAAGACAAAACGGTTGGCGCCACAGCCCAGCGGCATTGTCGTGGCCCTGGAAGTGGGCAATTATGGCCGCGCCTCCGCCGAGAACATTACGCTGGCGCTGGCGGAAGACCCGGCTTACGAGTCACTAAACGGGGAGATTCACATCTCCATTCTGCCGCCTGGTCGCACGCGGCAGGTGGAGGTTGGCATCCGACCGCGTGTCGAAGACCGTTTCCGCGCTTTGTTTCGCGTTACTTACGATGACCGCCACCAGCAAGGCAAGTCAATCGCCTTTGGCGACATGGTGTATCTGTTGGCTCCGGCGCGCCCGTTCACGCCTATTTCCAACCCGTACTTGCCGGGTACGCCGTTGCGCCGTCATAGCGCCCTGTTTTTTGGGCGGGAAGACTTGTTCCAGTTTGTGGCGGAAAATGCCGGCAAACTCGTACAGCGCAACGTCCTCATCCTCATGGGGCAGCGGCGCACGGGCAAAACCTCCGCCCTGCTGCGGCTGGAGGCGTATTTGCCGCCGCACGTGCTACCTGTGTACATTGATTGCCAATCGTTGGGGGTGACGCCGGGCATGCCGGCATTTTTCCACGACATCGCCTGGTTGGTTTCCGACGCCCTGGCCGCGCGGGGGATCGATTTGCCCGTCCCCGAACCGGAAGCGTGGCAAGCCAATCCCACCGGCATGTTTGAGCGCCAGTTCTTGCCGGCGGCGCGCGCCGCCGTGCCTCCCCACACCACGTTTCTGATGGTGTTTGACGAGTTCGAGGCGTTTGAGAATCTGGTCGGCGATGGCCTGCTGCCGCCAACGTTATTCACGTATTTGCGTCATTTGATGCAGCATGGGGAAGGGATGGGGTTTGTTTTTGCCGGCACGCGCCGCCTGGAAGAGATGACCACCGACTACTGGTCCGTCCTCTTCAACATCGCCCTCTACCGCCAGATCGACTTCCTCGACCGCGACGCCGCCATCCGCCTGATCACCGAACCCGTGGCCCCCAACCTGATATACGACGACCTGGCCCTGGAAAAAATTCTGCGCGTTACCGCCGGGCATCCCTACTTCTTGCAGCTTGTCTGCTACACGCTGGTCAACCGCGCCAACGCCGAAGGCAGCGGCTACGTCACCATCAACGACGTCAACGCCGGGTTGGAAGAGATGCTGCGCCTGGGCGAAGTCCACTTTGCTTACATCTGGCAGCGTTCTACTCCCGTGGAACGCGCCCTCCTCACCGCCGTCGCTCACCTGATGGACCGCGATCTCCCCTTCCGCCCCGCCGAATTGCAGCAATACCTGGCCGATTACGGCATCCATCTGGCCCCGACGGAGGTGATCGCCGGGCTAAACCGGCTGGTGGAGCGAGACATCATGCGCCAGTTCAGCAGTGAGGCGACCACGCTCTATGAGCTAAAAATCGGTCTGGTGGGGTTGTGGACGGCGCAGAACAAGAGTTTGAGCAAACTCCTCGAAGAAAAAGCGTTCCGCGCCGCCGCGTGA
- a CDS encoding conditioned medium factor yields MKKHAFPLLLALIVMLISFTSRQATADTTQQLPTKQLAGIPADILNGTVAPPNAADAGIRSHAAMLPIHLTPNADGGWSWQTDIPLDSGRNVTLALFAPNSAAWTLSWQAPGATTAQSLTGSGQSGSMGINELQFPATVYHFDRIQAGTYRLRIAASVAPTTNGSQPHGYIAVSSDSAYRLYTHLSSYNLIQGEQVGLVSYAFRENAGTERPAPLNGLLQEVAMTLRLPDGGRQTIAMFDDGRHADGAAQDGVYGGLFTAAQTGSYTAQVLARGVTPAGRPFARTSEHTFPIVAPMLTLDNTPAQAHVINSNQWRIDLAATATGTVSSVKAFAEVWGTGADGEMVPVVWIGGVVNPTISSAGTQLSLSLALDGRWIARAGARAPFELRQVRVQDLNTHIPLAQVAVLPLMAREMPASAYEIAPAITNDMLMGSRPAALPASPDSGSVLMLVHGYCSTSVWPTANFTNYTLFLDLNQNRTHDEFAQLIGNFGAQYDSFGVVAHSQGGDASLHLYTYYWSGLDNATGPRLIQSVGTPYQGTALAGNLALLGEIFGVGCGTNFDLTYDGSAWWLSGIPSWARSDVYYYTTSDKDVWWRWDFCNPVTTIFLDDPDDGVVEKWAGQLSGAHNMGHKEGWCHIDSWVMRDPGQTTDASRNSTMNANAAR; encoded by the coding sequence ATGAAAAAGCACGCTTTCCCCCTCTTATTGGCTCTCATTGTCATGCTTATTTCCTTTACAAGCCGCCAGGCGACGGCGGACACAACGCAGCAACTACCGACGAAGCAACTTGCCGGCATTCCCGCGGACATTCTCAATGGAACCGTGGCGCCGCCGAATGCGGCGGATGCCGGCATTCGCTCCCACGCGGCCATGCTCCCCATCCACCTCACCCCAAATGCCGACGGTGGCTGGTCCTGGCAAACCGACATCCCTCTGGACAGCGGGCGCAACGTCACCCTCGCCCTCTTCGCTCCGAACAGCGCCGCCTGGACCCTCTCCTGGCAAGCCCCAGGCGCGACTACAGCCCAATCGCTCACCGGCTCCGGCCAATCCGGCAGCATGGGCATCAACGAGCTGCAATTCCCGGCCACCGTTTACCACTTTGACCGCATCCAGGCGGGAACCTACCGCCTGCGCATCGCCGCCAGCGTCGCGCCCACCACCAACGGCAGCCAGCCGCATGGTTACATTGCTGTTAGCAGCGACAGCGCCTACCGCCTCTACACGCACCTGAGCAGCTACAATCTGATCCAGGGCGAACAGGTGGGGCTGGTGAGCTACGCCTTCCGCGAAAACGCCGGCACGGAACGCCCCGCGCCGCTGAATGGCCTGCTGCAGGAAGTCGCCATGACGCTGCGCCTGCCTGATGGCGGCCGGCAAACCATCGCCATGTTCGACGATGGCCGACACGCGGATGGCGCGGCGCAAGACGGCGTCTATGGCGGCCTCTTCACCGCCGCGCAAACGGGCAGCTACACCGCCCAGGTGCTGGCCCGCGGCGTCACCCCCGCCGGTCGCCCCTTCGCGCGCACCAGCGAACACACCTTCCCCATCGTCGCGCCCATGCTCACCCTTGACAACACGCCCGCCCAGGCGCACGTCATCAACAGCAACCAGTGGCGCATTGATCTGGCGGCGACGGCCACAGGCACGGTCAGCAGCGTTAAAGCGTTCGCGGAAGTGTGGGGCACGGGAGCGGATGGCGAGATGGTTCCCGTAGTCTGGATTGGTGGCGTCGTCAATCCCACCATCAGCAGCGCGGGCACGCAGTTATCGTTATCCCTGGCGCTGGATGGACGGTGGATCGCCCGCGCCGGCGCGCGCGCGCCATTTGAACTGCGCCAGGTGCGCGTGCAAGACCTGAACACGCACATCCCGCTGGCGCAGGTTGCTGTACTCCCTCTGATGGCGCGTGAAATGCCGGCATCCGCCTACGAAATCGCCCCCGCCATCACCAACGACATGCTTATGGGGTCGCGCCCGGCAGCGTTACCTGCCAGCCCTGACTCCGGCAGCGTCCTCATGCTGGTGCACGGATACTGTTCCACTTCCGTCTGGCCGACGGCCAATTTCACCAACTACACGCTGTTCCTGGACCTCAACCAAAACCGCACACATGACGAATTCGCGCAGCTTATCGGCAACTTTGGGGCACAGTACGATTCCTTCGGCGTGGTGGCGCACAGCCAGGGAGGCGATGCGTCGCTGCACCTGTACACGTACTATTGGAGCGGCCTGGACAACGCCACCGGGCCGCGCCTGATCCAGAGCGTGGGCACGCCTTATCAAGGCACGGCGTTGGCGGGGAATCTGGCATTGCTGGGCGAGATTTTTGGGGTTGGTTGCGGCACGAATTTCGACCTGACGTATGATGGTTCGGCGTGGTGGCTGTCGGGCATCCCCTCCTGGGCGCGCAGCGACGTATACTACTACACCACATCGGATAAGGACGTGTGGTGGCGTTGGGATTTCTGTAATCCCGTCACGACCATTTTCCTGGATGACCCGGACGACGGCGTGGTGGAGAAGTGGGCAGGGCAGCTCTCCGGCGCGCACAATATGGGGCACAAGGAGGGCTGGTGCCACATTGACTCCTGGGTGATGCGCGATCCCGGGCAGACAACAGACGCCAGCCGCAACAGCACAATGAATGCCAACGCGGCGCGGTAG
- a CDS encoding LOG family protein: MHKVISVFGGSSPRAGEPAYEQARQVGRLLARAGLAVATGGYSGTMSAVSQGAAEANGHVIGVTSAQIERFRPLAANPWVREEIRYETLRDRLLHLVTQNDGMIVLPGGIGTLSEMTLAWSFLQVGEISPRPLVLLGDLWRATIASFHQPEYVREPHLHLLQFAMTPAEAVRAVMEA, encoded by the coding sequence ATGCACAAAGTTATTTCCGTATTTGGCGGCTCCTCCCCCCGCGCGGGAGAGCCGGCCTACGAACAGGCGCGGCAGGTGGGGCGGCTGCTGGCGCGGGCGGGACTGGCCGTGGCGACCGGCGGCTACAGCGGCACGATGTCCGCCGTTAGCCAGGGCGCGGCGGAAGCCAACGGCCACGTCATTGGCGTCACCAGCGCCCAGATTGAGCGGTTCCGCCCGCTGGCCGCCAATCCGTGGGTGCGCGAGGAAATTCGCTACGAAACGCTGCGCGACCGCCTGCTGCACCTGGTGACGCAAAACGACGGCATGATCGTGCTGCCCGGCGGCATTGGCACGCTCTCGGAAATGACGCTTGCCTGGAGCTTCTTGCAAGTCGGCGAAATCTCGCCGCGTCCGTTGGTGCTCCTGGGTGACTTGTGGCGGGCGACGATTGCCAGTTTCCACCAGCCGGAATATGTGCGCGAACCCCATTTGCACTTGCTGCAATTTGCGATGACGCCGGCGGAAGCGGTGCGGGCGGTGATGGAGGCTTGA
- a CDS encoding isopentenyl phosphate kinase family protein, with protein sequence MDETVFLKLGGSLLTDKTGVEVVRADVLARLAVEIAAARQARPGLRLVLGHGSGSFGHVAAARYGTRQGVHTAAEWHGFADVARAAAALNHLVILALVDAGIPAIPFPPSASTHCRDGRILSLAAAPVRRALDAGLLPVVYGDVAFDDVRGGTIVSTEEVMGYLATYLEPRRFLLAGEVPGVLDAQGNVVPVITPANVDDLRAALGGSRGTDVTGGMASKVQEMLDLTQRISGLSVRIFSGLEPGLLQGVLLDHIMAGTIIRGVS encoded by the coding sequence ATGGATGAAACGGTCTTTCTGAAACTGGGTGGCTCGCTGCTTACGGATAAGACGGGGGTGGAGGTGGTGCGCGCGGATGTGCTGGCGCGGCTGGCGGTGGAGATCGCGGCGGCGCGTCAAGCCCGGCCCGGCCTGCGCCTGGTGCTGGGGCATGGCAGTGGCTCTTTTGGTCACGTGGCGGCGGCGCGGTATGGGACGCGCCAGGGGGTGCATACGGCGGCGGAGTGGCATGGCTTTGCCGATGTGGCCCGGGCCGCGGCTGCGCTCAACCATCTCGTGATTTTGGCGTTGGTGGATGCCGGCATTCCCGCCATCCCCTTTCCTCCCTCAGCCTCTACACATTGCCGCGATGGCCGCATCCTCTCCCTGGCCGCCGCCCCCGTGCGCCGGGCGCTGGACGCCGGTCTGCTCCCCGTCGTCTACGGCGACGTAGCCTTCGACGACGTGCGCGGCGGCACCATCGTTTCCACCGAAGAAGTCATGGGCTACCTGGCGACCTACCTGGAACCACGCCGTTTTCTGCTCGCCGGCGAAGTGCCGGGCGTGCTGGACGCGCAGGGAAACGTCGTGCCCGTGATTACGCCGGCCAATGTGGACGACCTGCGGGCAGCTTTGGGCGGCTCGCGGGGCACGGACGTCACCGGCGGAATGGCCAGCAAGGTGCAAGAAATGCTGGACCTGACGCAGCGGATTTCGGGGCTGTCTGTGCGCATCTTTTCCGGGCTGGAGCCGGGTTTGTTGCAAGGGGTCTTGTTGGACCACATTATGGCCGGGACGATTATCCGAGGGGTGTCCTGA
- a CDS encoding DUF512 domain-containing protein — translation MTLYAEIDWTTRTGGIIAAVAARSVAAGIGLQAGDELLAINNNPVQDVIDVQYHGADESLELLIRRGEAYHLLEAERDYGQELGLTFVHPTFDTDIRRCNNLCEFCFVLQMAPRFRRTLYIKDDDYRYSFLFGHFVTLTNLNDHDWQRIEQMRLSPLYISVHVTDLEKRRQFLRNPTAPDIMTQLRWLAQRGIDMHTQLVTVPDFNDGPWLRRSISDLATLWPAVQSISVVPVGLTRHHKYQMRVHTPAEAAATLDDVLTLQNHYLREFGSRFVYPTDEWFLVAGRETPPHSFYDDLELHENGLGMVRRFLDDWAELQTEIRAWQANHPHQTPRPTGHTCTLVTGTLFAPILAQTAAAFAALTGVTLEVLPVVNQRLGDTITVAGLLMAGDVVAQLQAQGYGDLIILPRIMFDHPDVIALDDLSPADVANRLGRPVALADSMGDVWDALLGTSAVLFPPQ, via the coding sequence ATGACACTGTACGCGGAAATTGATTGGACCACCCGCACAGGCGGGATAATTGCCGCCGTCGCCGCCCGCTCCGTCGCTGCCGGCATTGGCCTGCAAGCGGGCGACGAACTCCTGGCGATCAACAACAACCCCGTGCAGGATGTCATCGACGTCCAGTACCACGGCGCTGACGAATCCCTGGAACTCCTCATTCGTCGTGGAGAAGCGTACCACCTCCTGGAAGCGGAACGCGACTATGGGCAAGAACTCGGCCTGACCTTCGTTCATCCCACCTTCGACACCGACATTCGCCGTTGCAACAACCTGTGCGAATTCTGCTTCGTGCTGCAAATGGCCCCCCGTTTTCGCCGCACCCTGTACATCAAGGACGACGACTACCGCTATTCCTTCCTCTTCGGCCACTTCGTCACCCTCACAAACCTCAACGACCACGACTGGCAGCGCATCGAACAAATGCGCCTCTCCCCGCTGTACATCTCCGTCCACGTCACCGACCTGGAAAAACGGCGGCAATTCCTGCGCAACCCCACCGCCCCAGACATCATGACGCAGCTTCGCTGGCTGGCTCAACGCGGTATCGACATGCACACCCAACTGGTCACTGTGCCCGATTTCAATGATGGCCCCTGGCTGCGGCGCTCCATTAGCGACCTCGCCACCCTCTGGCCCGCCGTGCAGAGCATCAGCGTCGTCCCCGTCGGCCTCACCCGCCATCACAAATACCAGATGCGCGTCCACACGCCGGCGGAAGCGGCGGCCACGCTGGATGATGTGCTAACGCTGCAAAACCATTATCTACGGGAGTTCGGCAGCCGCTTCGTCTATCCTACGGACGAATGGTTCCTGGTAGCGGGACGAGAAACGCCGCCGCACTCGTTCTATGACGACCTGGAACTGCACGAAAACGGTCTGGGAATGGTGCGCCGTTTCCTGGACGATTGGGCCGAACTGCAAACGGAAATCCGCGCCTGGCAGGCTAACCACCCCCATCAAACCCCACGACCCACAGGCCACACCTGTACGCTGGTGACGGGCACGCTCTTTGCCCCCATCCTCGCCCAAACGGCGGCGGCGTTCGCCGCCCTCACGGGCGTCACGTTGGAAGTGCTGCCCGTGGTCAACCAACGCCTGGGTGACACCATCACCGTCGCCGGGCTGCTCATGGCCGGGGACGTGGTGGCGCAGTTGCAGGCTCAGGGGTACGGCGACCTCATCATCCTGCCGCGCATCATGTTTGACCACCCTGACGTGATCGCTCTGGACGACCTCTCCCCGGCGGATGTTGCCAACCGGCTTGGCCGCCCCGTTGCCCTTGCCGACAGCATGGGCGATGTCTGGGACGCGCTTCTGGGAACTTCCGCCGTCCTTTTTCCACCCCAATAG
- a CDS encoding (d)CMP kinase, with amino-acid sequence MNPPQVIAIDGPAASGKTTVGRLLAEALGFLLLDTGSMYRAVTLAALQQRVHIDDEAAVVALARAVVVEVMPAFPHQDGRLFTVLLDGRDVTWELRTAAVDAHVSQVSAYREVREEMVRQQRLLARQGRIVMVGRDIGTVVVPDAPLKLYVTASVNERARRRWQERQGRGSQDSYEAVLADMKRRDRIDSSREYSPLRAATDAILLDTTTHSPESVVQKILGLCYEKRDPESASAHKDGLDT; translated from the coding sequence ATAAATCCTCCGCAGGTGATCGCTATTGACGGCCCAGCGGCATCGGGCAAAACGACAGTGGGACGACTGTTGGCCGAGGCGCTGGGTTTTCTCTTGCTAGATACGGGTTCGATGTACCGGGCGGTGACGCTGGCGGCTTTGCAGCAGCGGGTTCATATTGATGATGAGGCGGCGGTGGTGGCATTGGCGCGCGCGGTGGTGGTGGAGGTAATGCCGGCATTCCCCCACCAGGATGGCCGTCTCTTCACCGTACTGCTTGATGGCCGCGACGTTACCTGGGAACTGCGCACCGCCGCCGTGGATGCCCATGTCTCCCAAGTCTCCGCCTACAGAGAAGTGCGCGAGGAGATGGTACGGCAGCAGCGGCTGCTGGCGCGCCAGGGGAGAATCGTCATGGTCGGGCGCGACATCGGCACCGTCGTCGTCCCCGATGCCCCGCTAAAATTATACGTCACCGCCTCCGTTAACGAACGCGCCCGCCGCCGCTGGCAGGAACGCCAGGGACGTGGCAGCCAGGACAGCTACGAAGCGGTGCTGGCGGACATGAAACGGCGCGACCGCATCGACAGCAGCCGCGAATACTCCCCACTTCGCGCCGCCACCGACGCCATCTTGCTAGATACGACCACGCACTCCCCGGAGTCCGTGGTACAAAAGATCCTCGGCCTCTGCTATGAAAAAAGAGACCCAGAGAGTGCCTCGGCGCACAAAGACGGGTTGGACACATGA